A segment of the Acaryochloris marina S15 genome:
GAAGCTTAACAGCATGAAAGTGGCACAATATCCAAACAAGGCTGGATGAGCCATGGTGAGTTGAATCATAGCAATGGGAATCGAAATTAGCAGTAGAAGTATTAAGCCCCAAGCGATTGAAAATGCCGGAGTCGGTCCCCAACTATTGGCAATAGTATGCACATTCCGTTGCCGATCTCCCTCTGCATCATGAATATCCCAGACAATTTCTTTGGCCAAAATATAGAAAAACAAAAAGATACTCGGGTAGAGCATTGCCCAAGGGCGTTCCGTTACTAGGCTGGCAAAGAAGATTAAAGTTCCCACAATCATTGCCACAATACCGTTGCCCAAAGTACCGCTGAGATTCAAGATAGCGGCATAATTCCAAAGCAGCAAAGCACTGATAGCCACTACAATCCAGCACGCTAGACCTAAAGGAACTGCTGCGCCTAAAGCACCGCAAAATAGCGTCACTGCAATCCACCAAGCATGATGAGGTAGCAGAGTTTCGGAGGGAAGGGGGCGATCAGGATGGTTAATCCGATCTTTTTCAATATCATCGAAATCATTGATAGCGAAAGCTCCAGCCGTCATACATGTCAATACAGTGGCAGTCTGTAGATAGACCCAAACTGATGTCGCGGGTTGTAGGGCAAAGACCGTGAGACAGCTTGCCACAGCCGCTAGGACGCTAAGTGTAGGGCGGCAAAGTTGAGCTACTCCCTGAAGCAGGTTAGGAGAATTAAATTGTTTGGGAGAGGAGGGAAGGGTAACCATCATTCAGCTCCGTGCAAAGAATAACGTTGTCATAGTGGGCTGCTTGCAAATCTTTCAGCTCAGAACTCCGCCGGAGTCTGCCAATCGCATAGTTGAGCCGGAGAACGCATTTTCACGGTTGGATATTGATAGAATCCGTC
Coding sequences within it:
- a CDS encoding geranylgeranylglycerol-phosphate geranylgeranyltransferase, translated to MMVTLPSSPKQFNSPNLLQGVAQLCRPTLSVLAAVASCLTVFALQPATSVWVYLQTATVLTCMTAGAFAINDFDDIEKDRINHPDRPLPSETLLPHHAWWIAVTLFCGALGAAVPLGLACWIVVAISALLLWNYAAILNLSGTLGNGIVAMIVGTLIFFASLVTERPWAMLYPSIFLFFYILAKEIVWDIHDAEGDRQRNVHTIANSWGPTPAFSIAWGLILLLLISIPIAMIQLTMAHPALFGYCATFMLLSFALALWRYQTIQTSLTYKYLIVLGRLGMILGLAGLLGTAPSL